A region from the Mustela erminea isolate mMusErm1 chromosome 10, mMusErm1.Pri, whole genome shotgun sequence genome encodes:
- the MIIP gene encoding migration and invasion-inhibitory protein — MVETKDLVQLRQLNLALLKQLWAGQDAVRRSVAKAASKSAQDSTSSYDSQTPSSQETSLMAFRASSLQDTQESDPCDTSWSDGTNSGVISLPSAKYGHQASLGSLRPYSAPLMAISNSDDPEVSAELDSPGPQESQAQSSTLDQQSRLSKSRVTFSEEAALPDKSWRLRPYLGYDWIAGSLDNTSPITSKPEAFFSKLQDFREANKELCINSDPDPQFLGPRESSGVEEDHECVYCYRVNRRLFLVPSDPGTPCRLCRTPRDQKRPETLAAPAQVRVSIPLSILDPPHRYRIHRRKSFDASDTLALPRHCLLGWDIVPPKSEKSSAPKSLDLWSCVFSEAQHQKLTAASTSHLALPARVPPFTPIWSEPQPRAPWLKP, encoded by the exons ATGGTGGAGACCAAGGACTTGGTGCAGCTCCGGCAGCTCAACTTGGCGCTCCTGAAGCAGCTGTGGGCCGGGCAGGATGCCGTGCGGCGGTCAGTGGCCAAGGCGGCCTCAAAG TCAGCCCAGGACTCCACCAGCAGCTATGACTCCCAGACACCATCGTCCCAGGAGACGTCTTTAATGGCCTTCAGAGCCTCCAGCCTACAGGACACCCAAGAGAGTGATCCCTGTGATACGTCCTGGTCTGATGGGACCAACTCTGGAGTGATCTCTCTGCCATCTGCCAAGTACGGACACCAGGCATCCCTGGGCTCTCTGAGGCCCTACTCGGCACCCTTGATGGCCATCTCAAACTCAGATGACCCAGAGGTTTCAGCAGAGCTGGACAGTCCCGGGCCTCAGGAGTCCCAGGCCCAGAGCTCCACCCTGGATCAGCAAAGCAGGCTGTCCAAG tcaaGAGTGACCTTCAGTGAGGAGGCTGCATTGCCTGACAAGAGCTGGCGCCTCAGGCCGTACTTAGGCTACGACTGGATTGCAG GGTCTCTGGACAACACTTCACCCATCACCAGCAAGCCCGAGGCCTTCTTCTCGAAGCTACAGGATTTCCGGGAAGCCAACAAGGAGTTGTGCATTAACAGTGACCCCGA CCCCCAGTTCCTCGGCCCGCGGGAGAGCAGCGGCGTGGAGGAGGACCATGAAT GCGTGTACTGCTATCGCGTCAACCGGCGGCTGTTTCTGGTGCCTTCCGATCCCGGCACACCCTGCCGCCTGTGCCGGACCCCTCGGGACCAGAAGCGTCCTGAGACTCTGGCGGCGCCGGCGCAGGTCAG GGTGAGCATCCCGCTGTCCATCCTGGACCCCCCGCACCGGTACCGCATCCACCGGCGGAAGAGCTTTGATGCCTCCGACACGCTGGCCCTGCCCCGG CACTGCCTGCTGGGCTGGGACATTGTCCCTCCGAAGTCTGAGAAGAGCTCAGCCCCCAAGAGCCTGGACCTCTGGTCCTGTGTCTTCTCCGAGGCCCAGCACCAGAAGCTGACAGCTGCCAGTACTTCCCACCTG GCCCTGCCAGCCAGGGTCCCGCCATTCACCCCAATCTGGTCAGAACCCCAGCCGCGTGCCCCCTGGCTGAAGCCCTGA